The Salmo salar chromosome ssa04, Ssal_v3.1, whole genome shotgun sequence genomic sequence atatacatatatatatatatatatatatatatatatatatgtatatatagtgtatttaaacCTATAGTGGTAAGTAAGACGACCCTTGGCTATTTGATCATCAAAGGGCAACAGTATGATGCAGGATGAGCAATCCCCTGCAGCAATGTAGGTAATCGTATAGCTGATTTTCAGCTATATCGCCTACACTCACATGACTGTGTTTTGTTGACAGTGTTAAGGTCTGTATAAAGCtaggttaaaaaaaaatgccCCTTCCACTTGGAACAAGCTATAAAAGGACATGAAATTGCAGGATCTGGTCTCTTTGAATGAGTTTAAAGCTAAGGTAAAAACTATGGTGGACAGTGAAGTTGGGGGGCTATCAATGCAACACACCTCCCCAAAGCATCTTGCATGCTCAATGTgtaaattcatttttaaaatgtagTCCTTTGTGTTTTGTTGTAAATGTAGCTGACATTTACTGCCATTTCATCCAGCTGTCTCTTGTAGAATAGATATTTAAtctgacctggtaaaataaaggtaaaatataaaatctataaataaatacagtattgaGAATAACTAGTTTTGTCAGGTGATCCTTAATACAATGTGCTGTGAAACAACTGAAAGAGAACAAGTCATATTTTATTCAGTGGCTTGGGGGTGAGAGGAAAACTAGAAAAAGGTTGTTGGCATGATATTTATTTCTATGCTGCAAAATTCAACTAGTCTCCGGAGTTCAATGAGTCACTGTGATAGGGCGACCTCATGTTTTTGCCCTGCCCTCGATGTTGCAGGAGATCTTGTATGCACACcccccgttcaaaagtttggggtcacttagaaatgtcgttgtttttgaaagaaaagcacattttttgtccattaaaataacatcaaattgatcagaaatacagtgtagacattgttgatgttgtaaatgactattgtagctggaaacggcagatttcttatggaatatctacataggcgtacaaaggccATTTAGTGGACACATTTTTTTtgcctttctttcaaaaacaaggacatttctaagttaccccaaacttttgaacggtagtgtatatgtcaCAGGTATGCCTCACACTTGATGCTAGCGGCTTATACAATGGTCTTTAAACCTCCCAACAATTACATCACTCTCTGCAGTCTAAAATATGGGCAGGCAAGgagcttttaaaatgttttgtaaCCCAAGACTATGTTCATAGATGTAAACAATTTTATGCCCTCTGTCAAAATGATTTCCCTCCTCTTATTGCAGAATTTGTGAGGCCCGGAGGGGAACGATACCAATGGATAATGCAAGTCAAGTAAACATAACTCCAATGGAGGACTGTGCGAATTCTTCTAGACTTGCTGGTGAATTCTCAAACTGCTACAACATCTTTCCAGACCTGGAGGACAGCACCAAGCTGGTGGGAGTGCAAGTGATCCTCATCCTGGCTTACAGCACCATCATACTGTTCGGAGTCATCGGAAACTCCCTGGTGATATACGTGGTGTACAAGTTCAAAACTCTGCACACCGTCACCAATTTTTTCATCGTGAATCTGGCTGTGGCGGATCTGCTGGTGAATACTCTATGTCTGCCCTTTACTTTGATCAATACTCTCCATGGAGAGTGGAGGTTTGGCCAGGCGTTGTGCTTTATACTGCCCTTCTCCCAAGGCATGTCCGTGCACGTTTCCACCATCACGCTCAACATCATCGCCCTGGACCGCCATCGGAGCATCGTCTACCACCTAGAGACCAAGATGTCCAAGGAAATGTGTGCCGCCGTCATCGTCATGACGTGGGCCATAAGCGCAGTCCTGGCCAGCCCACTCGCCGTCTTCCGGGAGTACGGGACGTTTGACCTTTCGCCCGAGCAGTCCATTCAGGTTTGCACGGAAAAGTGGCCAGGGAGCGGCATGGACGGGACCATCTATAGTATCTCCATGCTCCTGCTCCAGTACTGCCTGCCGCTGGCCATCAACTCCTTCGCCTACATCCGCATCTGGAGTAAGCTGAAGAACCACGTGAGTCCGGCAGGGAGGAACAACCGCCACCAGCGCAAGAGGAAGACCACTAAGATGCTGGTGATCGTGGTGGTGGTGTTTGCAGTGAGCTGGTTGCCTCTCCATGCCTTCCAGCTGGCCATTGACATTGACAACAGTGTCTTGGACATGAAAGACTTCAAGCTGCTTTTCACCATGTTCCACATCGTGGCCATGTGCTCAACCTTTGTCAACCCCATCCTCTACGGGTGGATGAACAACAACTACCGGACTGCGTTTCTGTCCGTGTGTAAGTGCAGCCAACCTGTCAATTCTGGGTCGAGGAGCATCATGAGCAGAAAGACACTGAGGGAAAAGGACATGAGTGATACAGATTTCCAAGCGACTAAAGTCTGAATTCATAATATCAACTGAAATGTGAAATTGCTGTTCTGTGCAACCTACTGTAAGGGTGAATTATGGGTAAAACattcagcttttttacattagtttATTGTCAAAAGGTTCAGTGAAGAACCAAGTGTGTTCAAAATGTGTAAATGATTTCATGCAAGTGCCAAATGCATTGCTGAATTGTGCCATTGATAATCAAGAGCTTATGAAACTGCTGTTTAAAACTTGCTGCTTCTTACAACTGGACTACTTTGGCCACATGCAAATGTTGATATTTAAAATGTTGATCGTGGGACAATTTTTTTTGACATTGCCTTTGTGAATGCTACCATAGTAAACCATGTTGATCATTCTTTTTCTTTTGAAATGGATTCTGAGGCCTTGTTTTGATAGATGTGCTTTAATTACAAGCTGAGGTGGAAAACAACACATTCGTTCAGAACGCAGGTTGTAATTTATTGACACCTAATAGTTGCAAACTCACTGACTCATCCATTTAATCAAGCTGTGTGTCAGTGCTGACATTTCCAAATTCAAACCAAAtcacattgtatttgtcacatgtgctgaatacaacagctgtagaccttactgtgaaatgcttacttacaagcccttaaccaacaagaaagagttagaaaatatttactaaataaacgaaagtaaaaaataaaaaagtaacacaataaaatcacataacaataacgaggccgtatacagggggtaccgctaccgagtcaatgtgcaggggtacaggttagttgaggtagtttgtacatgtaggtttgggtaaagtgacaatgcatagataataaacagcaagtagcagcagtgtaaaaacaaaaaggggagggggggggtcaacgtaaatagtccggtggccatttgattaattgttcagcagtcttattgcttgggagtagaagctgttaaggagccttttggacctagacttggcgctccagtaacACTTGCCGTGCagtatcagagagaacagtctttgacaattttccatGCATGGTGGATTTTGGATAGATGGACCTAACTAGAGCTATGGCTACTGTTGAGCATGTTAagtacacttagtgtacaaaactttaggaacacctgctttttccatgacagactgaccaggtgaatccaggtgaaagctacagtatgatccctcattgatgtcacttgttaaatccacttcaaatcagtgtggatgaaggggaagcgacaggttaaagaagtatttttaatccttgagacaattgagacatggattgtgtatgtgtgccattcagagggtgaatgggcaagacaaaacatttaagtgcttttgaacaaGGTATGGTCGTAGGTGCCAGGAACACCAGTTtgagagtgtcaagaactgcaacgctgccggGTTTTTCCAATCTCAAgtttccccgtgtgtatcaagaatggtccaccacccaaaggacatccagccaacttgacacaactgtgggaagcattggaatcaacatgggccagcatccctgtggaacgctttcgacaccttgtatagtccatgccccgacaaattgagactgttctgagggcaaaagggggtgcaacgcaatattaggatgttcctaatgttttgtacactcagtgtatattgcagCTCTGGCAAAAATATTTGTACGCTATATTATTAGACAGTCCACGACAGATCCGGAACCCCTCCCTCGCCTTTGGTTGCAGCAAACAGTCTCATTACCGCTAGAGTATGTGCTCACTATATTTCTGGATCATTTAAGAGGCTCTCCTTTCTTCCTGTTTCTTAGTCAATCACCGCGGTTGTTTGGCGGGGATTGGTTCAATGCCTCTATTTTTAGTAACTCATTCATGGACCATTCAGCACGTAAGCCAATAATGGTTTATCAGGCTGTCGAAAGTTATTGACCTGCGACTTACAGAGAGCGGAGCCCAGGAGGGAGCTGCCCCCGTTCTAAATCAAGTCTGAAGGACCTGAGCAATGGGGTATAAGACGTATGTCATTTTCCCTTTGATACTGTCTGTGTTCACTACGGAATTACATTAGGATGTAAGCAGTGAAGTTGATGACTTACCGCTCGGCTTTCCATCCATCTAACATTTTGAAGTCAAAGTCTATGAATCCATTGACAGAATGGGAGTTATAGGCTAGTATGAGTATTTGTGAAACAGAATCAATATCAAATGCCCACATAATATTTTCTTACGACAGATATACATTAAAGAATTATTCAATGACTCACATTATGACTGTAGCATGAAATGACTGCAGCAGTTACATCAGTGAGGTATCAGTGAGAAAATGAATGTCACGAGGTCAAAAATATGTTTCCCGAGAcacataacaaacaaaacaagtatTGATTCTGTCAAACGATGGAGTTCTTACTTTGTGAAATTACTCAATAGACTAAAGTTGCTCAGGATAAGTGGCCTGATGACAATGCAATACATCGGTCTTTCTGCCAGACAAATGGGTATCGGACAAGTCAGAAGGTAAAACATGGTTTCGGGGGGAGACAAAGAAATATGTATCGATTCTGTCAAAGAATAGGACTCTTACTCCCTGAAATGACTAAAAAGACTAAAGTTGGCAGGAGTAGCTAAGAATAAGTGGCCTGATGACAACAATGCAACACAACGGTCTCGCTGCCAGACAGATGGGTAACGGACAAGAATGAAAGCCTCAAGACACGCTGAGCTGTGAGTCATGAGTAGCATAGTCCCACAAAAGCCATCCACTGATTAGCATGGCATGGCTAGCGGGGTATACAGAATCCCAATGTGCTCATCTGCCATCTGTGCAACCATAAGGAGTCAAAAGGGGTCACACCTTATTAGGATAGTgcagatagtccatctgtagaatCTCTGCAGATCGTTATACTATacaatctgttgataagcaactgcttgctagggCTACGGTAAGGGTTGTtacggttagggtaagggttacggttagggttagtagatcgttagttgaaatgttactgatagtccatctgtagatgctctacagactatccaaATAATGTGTTAACTCAAATGGTGGGTTTCCATCTGACTTATTGGGTCTTTGGGTGCAAAATAGCAAACACTATAATACTAGGCCCTATAAACAAGGGAATCAAATATAAAACCTCGCCAATTGGATTGTAATGCTAAGTGGATGTTTATTAGACATGTTAGTATGAATGATGCATACAGCAGACTACATACTACCAACATAAACTGTGATGAGCCCTTATGGTTAAACCTTTTGGCTGTTGAGGTCTAATAGATCCTAATAGAGAGGTGGCTCATGAATAATACAACAGCTCCCCCTACTGTCCAAAAATATCCTGACCTTCTCCAAATGAAACTACATGGGGCACGTGCTGCACAACAGCAACAAATAGGGCCgagatgatttatttattttatttaactaggcaagtcagttaagaacaaattcttatttacaatgaagttctaccacggccaaacccagacgacgctgggccaattgtgcgccgccctacagGATTCAGcacggattcgaaccagggactgtagtgatgcctcttgcactgagatgcagtgccttagaccactatcACAATATTTTTCCCCATGACAGAAATGAAAACATGAAGCAGACCAaattctttggtcctttaaaaacctgttgTATATAACATTTtatgtgctatagcttggaaaataaatacatgtgactctggatgacaacataatgtttgtttccaacatcagggctgttttcctaaacaaGTGAAATccgcttcatgttttgtttccttgccacattACTAACAAGTATGATAATACTGATAATACATCGTCCCGACCCTAGCCTCAAATAGCCTTGATATGCCATTTATCTACAGTAGCTCGAATTCTCAAGTATTAAACATCAGAAATTATAACACTGACAAAATATTTTGAATAGCATAATATAATCAGGGAATTCAAATCTATACAGTGCATATGGTACATGACTTTGTGAAGGGCATATTGTTGGTAAAGTGGTGCAGAGAGCTCTACGGTAAGCTACAGTATGGTTGACCCCTCCTGACTCTTCTGTCACACAGGATGTGGTACGGGAGGTAGAGGTAAACATCCAGTCTGCCTAGCCCACTGATCCAGCTACAGCCTCACTCATTCTGATTGATGGATGTTTTTGTACCTCTgggctctctgctcctcctcctcctcgaaaCGCTTCCTTATATGGTCAATTGCCTCTCCGCCTACACAGTCCAAAGAAAAGGAAAGAAAGTCATTCAAATGATGAGCTCCAGGACGACTAGTGGTGATGTCTCTACTTTTAAAATGTTCATCTTCTGTTAGCTTTTAACCTTACCTACAGGGCCATCCAGCATTTCTCTGGTAATAGGGCTGCTGTTCAGAGGCTGCCTTGGACTCTCTTGCTGCCTGGCTCCACCATCAATCACCTCATGTGACCCTGCTAATATCCCGGTAGTGGCGACGGGGCTCCTCTCTCTCAGCTGCAGCGAGATGCTACTGCTGAGATCAATGTACTCCTGGTGGAGCTGCCGCACCTCCAGCTGTAGCAGGTCTTTCTCCTGCTGCACCGTGAGCAGGCAGCTTTCCAATATGGCCTGCAATTCCCTCAGCTGCTTGGCTACGacctctgcctcctcaaccctcttgACGCTCTGCTTGAGGTTCTCTCGTAGTGTCTTGTTCTCCTCTTTGAGATGGTCCACAGAGCTCGACATGGCCTTGCGCTCTTTCCCCACACTGTCCAGGATGCGTTCGGCCGGGTGTTTGTTGCCCGACGAAGCCAGAGAGCTGACGTCCCTAGTCGTGCTCCCCTCAAGGGAGCTTCTCCCCCTGGCCCCCAGCCGATGTAGTTCGGCCCAGCTCATATCCAGCTCGTTCGTGAGGCCGGAGGCCATTCGGTCCTCCAGCTGCCCCTTCTCTTGGGTGAGCTGGGTGAAGCGATCGTTGGCCCTCTCTATTTGAACGCACACCCTGTTGTCACCATCCCCTTCTTTGGGCTCCCGAGCCAGGCTGGGATCCCTGGATCTCTCCCCTGTCTGGCTCTCGGCCTCAAGAGTGTTGACGAGTCTGCGGTTCTCTGCGGCCTGCTGCTTGTTGCACTTATCCAGGGTTTTATTCAAGGCTTTGAGATCCTCGTACTTTGGGAGGATCCTCTTGAGCTCGCGGACGCACTCCTTGCAGTAGTCCTCCGTCTTCCGCAGCTTCCTACGCAAGTCCTGTTTCTCCTTCTCCAAGTAAACGCACCTGTCCTCCAAGGATAGGCTCTCCATTTTGAGCATCCCTCTCATCCTAGTCTCCTCTATCTTGGATGGTGTATCATGCCTCTGACTTTCTGGGTATGTTTTGACAAGGTCGAAAGTGACAGGGTGGGTATTGAGTTTGGAGGTGGGTCTGTGATCACCAGCCATTTCCTGTGAATTGTTGCCACTTGTTGAGCCTAAGACATTGTGATTGGTCAAAGATGGGCGGTCTTCCGCCTTGTTTTCTCTTATCTTCTTGTTGAGGCTCAGGTTGTCCTCCTCCAGTGACACCAGAGCATTTTTCAGTCTGTCCACCGTATTCTCCAAATCGACTATCATCTCAGATGTATAGTTTGTCACGAGAGCTCGGTCTCCTGAGCCACTGCGTCTTGGGGAGCAGGCAGAGTCGAACGCCGTCGGTGAATGCCTGTAGGATGCTCTACGAGTCTCTGATTCATTTGTTTCCTTCATCAATGAAACATTGTTAAACTTTTCTGAAGATATCCCTGATTTGCTGTTACAATTATGAAGAGGCTGTGTCATCTCCATGTGCTGTGAAACCAGTGTGCTCCACTCAACCTGAAGTGAGTGCAAGGAATGAGTGAGGTCAATAATAAAATATTATCGTGGGTTTAACACATATTTGTAAATACATATTCAGCAGCCATTCTTAATTAGCCTGCTCTCCAACAAGTAGGCTTAGCATATGGAACACTTGACTTATTTCCTAATGAAAGCCTAGGCCATATTCTTTGTAACTATCATCAAACAATGTCATTATATAAAAATGCCTAGCTTAAACGCAGAACATGATATGTCCTCATTATGAACATTCAAGCTTGTTGCCTTCTCTTGGAGACAGAGGGGCCTCAGGTGTGCAGGGGCCTTCTCAAGCAGTTGATGCTCTCTGGGGTGATAGCTAGATGACAGCACGTTTGGTCCCTGAACAGGAATGGGCCTAATATTACACTCAttgacagtaacctaaaacatTAATGAGCAGGGATTAAATGCCATTTAATTTAGGATAGTTTAGCTAATGTTCCAGATAGACTTCTCATGTTAAGTCTCAAGGCTATCAACATTACTGGGTTAAAAAGCCAGCTACAAGGCGACTGTAACTTGCTGAcgtagctaaagttagctaacttagctagctactgtagctagtcaAAGCCAGGCGTTGTTTGCTAGGTAATTAGCGAACGTTATAGTAAAACATAGTCAAAaggtaaataaataataacttaCCCTCTACAGAAACTCTGTTTGCTTGTAGCTACATGACACGTTCAAACTGCTTATTAATATTCGTAGCTCTTTTGTTTCAAGACTTGCTAAACTTCGTGCTCCCTAATAAATCATAGCGTAATTATACCATGGTAACCGGCACTCTGGTTCCAATCAGAGTTTGGGTAGAATTTGAGGGAAATCAGAATTCCGatcaccatggtaacatcacgCAATGATTTATTAGGGAGCACGAAGTTTAGCATCAACCGTTCTTTCACACACCATTTTTACACACTTCTCAATTTGTTTTGGTTTGCGAGCCTTTTGAGACTGAACCTTTTGCCATTTTAACAAGTCATGTCTAATCTATAAATATGCTTAGTCTCATTTTAAGAAATATCTGTATGCTTCAAATTAGATATTGTTCTATAGTAGGCCTAATTTAGGCCTGTTTACAACGTTTCATGGACAACTGGGTTGTATCTTGTGCCAACACTTCTCACCCTTATGCCATGTTGTAATACAGACTCTTGCCAAGGTACCATTTTTCCTTTTACAGTTATAGCCAACGGGATCAACTTACCTGTGATGTCACCCTGTCAAATGTCTGTGATGTTTTGCCCCACTGAGAAAACATCTGGCATCATCTAGAACAAGAGGGACGTGACACTTGAGCCCACCTAAAATGTGTGGGAACTGAAAAGTGACCTACAAAAGTCACACAAGGTACAGTATTCAGAGAAAGAAAACGCATCAGTGTCTGATTCATTGGGCCGATGGTACATTATTTAGCTGGGGTCTTTGGGTTATTATTGGAGCCAGGCCCGGTTTCATAGGCCTCTCACAACTGGTGGAGGGATATAGGCTACATCACTGTCGACTTACCTCATAACACCTCTCTGAGTTAACTTTCTTGAAAAGAGCACGCAAAACAAAATGTCATTGACTGTTATTGTGACTTAATTTACACATCCAGGACCAACATGTCTTTTCAGACTACTACGTCATATCCATTCATTTCTTCACCCACACAGCTGTTGGGATGGCTACTGAACACTAGGGGAAAGTAAAGTCTCTTCGGGATAAAGGTTGAAATAATGTAGGCTAGCGACTTGAATTAGGTTCACTTCACTTCAGCAACATGACTCCTCACAATCTCATAATGATCCGCTCATGCACATAGCAGGTGTGTGACAAGCTCAACCAACAGAAGACATGTAACTTTAGGTTTTTTATCTCATTCGTTTTTCTCTAATCACAGTTGTCCGTCCTCGCGTTCATCCCTTTCAGCTGTCACCCAAACACTTGCTGACCTTACAACTCATTCACTGAGGCTCACCGTCTGGCCGGATGCCAAATCCCCAGATCGTAAACAGACAGTACCCTTTATGCCCACCGTGACACCCCGTGAGGAAGCACAGCTGACCCTGGGAAGGTGACACATTCACAGCTcctcacccccccacccc encodes the following:
- the ccdc110 gene encoding coiled-coil domain-containing protein 110 encodes the protein MEMTQPLHNCNSKSGISSEKFNNVSLMKETNESETRRASYRHSPTAFDSACSPRRSGSGDRALVTNYTSEMIVDLENTVDRLKNALVSLEEDNLSLNKKIRENKAEDRPSLTNHNVLGSTSGNNSQEMAGDHRPTSKLNTHPVTFDLVKTYPESQRHDTPSKIEETRMRGMLKMESLSLEDRCVYLEKEKQDLRRKLRKTEDYCKECVRELKRILPKYEDLKALNKTLDKCNKQQAAENRRLVNTLEAESQTGERSRDPSLAREPKEGDGDNRVCVQIERANDRFTQLTQEKGQLEDRMASGLTNELDMSWAELHRLGARGRSSLEGSTTRDVSSLASSGNKHPAERILDSVGKERKAMSSSVDHLKEENKTLRENLKQSVKRVEEAEVVAKQLRELQAILESCLLTVQQEKDLLQLEVRQLHQEYIDLSSSISLQLRERSPVATTGILAGSHEVIDGGARQQESPRQPLNSSPITREMLDGPVGGEAIDHIRKRFEEEEEQRAQRYKNIHQSE
- the LOC106602638 gene encoding neuropeptide Y receptor type 2, which produces MDNASQVNITPMEDCANSSRLAGEFSNCYNIFPDLEDSTKLVGVQVILILAYSTIILFGVIGNSLVIYVVYKFKTLHTVTNFFIVNLAVADLLVNTLCLPFTLINTLHGEWRFGQALCFILPFSQGMSVHVSTITLNIIALDRHRSIVYHLETKMSKEMCAAVIVMTWAISAVLASPLAVFREYGTFDLSPEQSIQVCTEKWPGSGMDGTIYSISMLLLQYCLPLAINSFAYIRIWSKLKNHVSPAGRNNRHQRKRKTTKMLVIVVVVFAVSWLPLHAFQLAIDIDNSVLDMKDFKLLFTMFHIVAMCSTFVNPILYGWMNNNYRTAFLSVCKCSQPVNSGSRSIMSRKTLREKDMSDTDFQATKV